From a region of the Acidobacteriota bacterium genome:
- the rplU gene encoding 50S ribosomal protein L21, whose translation MYAIIESGGKQHRVTAGDRVKLERLGVEEGAEVSFKPLLVVDGESVWTAAEAGSYRVSGKVLGEGKFRKVLVFHKKRRKQYKKIYGHRQPFTQVEILAIGKD comes from the coding sequence ATGTACGCGATCATTGAGAGCGGTGGAAAACAGCATAGGGTGACCGCTGGAGACAGGGTGAAGCTCGAGCGCCTCGGCGTCGAAGAGGGGGCGGAAGTCTCCTTTAAGCCCCTCCTCGTGGTGGACGGAGAAAGCGTGTGGACCGCGGCCGAGGCCGGGTCCTACCGGGTGAGCGGAAAGGTGCTGGGCGAGGGCAAGTTCCGGAAGGTCCTCGTGTTCCACAAGAAGCGCCGCAAACAGTACAAGAAGATCTACGGTCACCGCCAGCCGTTCACGCAGGTAGAAATCCTCGCCATCGGCAAGGACTGA
- the obgE gene encoding GTPase ObgE — translation MFLDSARIFVEAGRGGSGCVSFRREKFVPRGGPDGGDGGRGGHVILVAKPQVRTLIAFRYKRKFQAEKGAHGQGALKTGRRGKDLLIHVPLGTAVYSEEDGLLLCDLVERGQRFVAAQGGKAGRGNARFKTSTHQAPREFEPGGEGEARWLRLELKLLADVGLVGLPNAGKSTFLSAVSNARPKIAPYPFTTLSPILGVVEWTRHRSFVVADIPGLIEGAHQGLGLGDQFLKHVERTQVLLHLVDLADPVSPPADRVQTVEKELKAYGAGLDRKPVILVGTKADLHPDSEGEAALRAYAQDRGWPYHRISAATHEGLEALLGRAFRLLTEDEP, via the coding sequence ATGTTTCTCGATTCCGCCAGAATATTCGTAGAAGCGGGGCGCGGCGGATCGGGTTGCGTTAGCTTCCGAAGGGAAAAATTCGTACCCAGGGGTGGTCCCGACGGCGGGGACGGGGGCCGCGGGGGACACGTGATTCTCGTGGCCAAACCGCAGGTCCGCACCCTGATTGCCTTTCGATACAAGCGCAAATTCCAGGCCGAAAAAGGCGCCCACGGGCAGGGTGCTCTCAAGACCGGACGCCGGGGGAAGGACCTGCTGATCCACGTCCCTCTGGGAACGGCCGTCTATTCCGAGGAGGACGGCCTTCTGTTGTGCGACCTGGTGGAGCGCGGCCAGCGGTTCGTGGCGGCCCAAGGCGGGAAGGCCGGCCGCGGCAACGCGCGCTTCAAGACATCCACCCACCAGGCCCCCCGAGAGTTCGAGCCCGGCGGGGAGGGCGAAGCGCGATGGCTCCGCCTCGAACTCAAGCTCCTGGCGGACGTGGGGCTCGTGGGCCTTCCCAATGCGGGAAAGTCCACCTTTCTCTCGGCCGTGTCCAACGCCCGCCCGAAGATCGCGCCCTATCCATTCACCACGCTCTCGCCCATCCTGGGCGTCGTGGAGTGGACCCGGCACCGCTCCTTCGTCGTGGCGGACATTCCCGGTCTGATCGAGGGAGCCCACCAGGGGCTGGGCCTCGGGGACCAGTTTCTCAAGCACGTGGAGCGGACCCAGGTCCTTCTCCACCTGGTGGACCTCGCGGACCCCGTTTCTCCACCCGCCGACCGCGTCCAAACCGTCGAGAAGGAGCTGAAAGCCTACGGCGCGGGGCTGGACCGGAAGCCCGTAATCTTGGTGGGGACGAAGGCGGATCTCCATCCGGACTCCGAGGGGGAGGCGGCGCTGCGCGCCTACGCGCAGGACCGCGGGTGGCCCTACCACCGGATTTCCGCCGCCACGCACGAGGGCCTGGAAGCCCTTTTGGGGCGCGCCTTTCGACTTCTCACGGAGGACGAGCCGTGA
- the rpmA gene encoding 50S ribosomal protein L27, with the protein MAHKKGQGSSRNGRDSNAQRLGVKRFGGQTVKAGTILVRQRGTPYKPGIQVGRGTDDTLFALADGVVSFRHRGRLGLFVDILTP; encoded by the coding sequence ATGGCTCACAAGAAAGGCCAGGGAAGTTCCCGCAACGGACGGGACAGCAACGCCCAGCGCCTGGGCGTGAAGCGTTTCGGCGGCCAGACCGTCAAGGCCGGGACGATCCTCGTCCGGCAGCGCGGGACCCCGTACAAGCCTGGGATCCAGGTTGGCCGGGGCACGGACGACACCCTTTTCGCCTTGGCGGACGGCGTGGTCTCCTTCCGCCACCGTGGCCGTCTGGGGTTGTTCGTCGACATCTTGACGCCCTGA
- the nadD gene encoding nicotinate-nucleotide adenylyltransferase, which produces MRLGLLGGTFDPPHFGHLRVARIAQSRARLDSVLFVPCSRQPLKLRPPEASGYHRAAMVALALSGRTDWSLETAELERGGTSYTADTVELLMNRVPEAEIFLVLGADSLASFPRWWRHRFLLETCRLVAVPRPGVDLRASVPSTWRERVLVADVRPSEISSTEVRARAARGESLKGWAPAPVARYIVREGLYETLRPRMVRGRRS; this is translated from the coding sequence GTGAGGCTGGGTCTCCTGGGGGGCACCTTCGATCCCCCTCATTTCGGCCATCTCCGCGTGGCTCGCATCGCCCAGAGCCGGGCGCGGCTCGATTCCGTACTTTTCGTCCCCTGCTCCCGCCAGCCGCTCAAGCTCCGGCCGCCGGAGGCGTCCGGGTACCACCGGGCGGCCATGGTGGCCCTCGCCCTGTCGGGAAGAACCGATTGGAGCTTGGAGACGGCGGAACTGGAGCGAGGGGGGACCTCGTACACGGCCGACACGGTTGAACTCCTGATGAACAGGGTGCCCGAGGCCGAGATCTTCCTCGTGCTCGGGGCCGACAGCCTGGCCTCCTTTCCGCGCTGGTGGCGCCATCGCTTTCTCCTGGAGACGTGCCGCCTCGTGGCGGTTCCCCGCCCCGGCGTGGACCTCCGCGCATCCGTTCCCTCCACCTGGAGAGAGCGCGTGCTGGTGGCGGACGTCCGGCCGTCGGAGATCAGCTCCACCGAGGTCCGGGCCCGCGCGGCCCGGGGAGAGAGCCTGAAGGGGTGGGCGCCGGCCCCGGTCGCCCGCTACATTGTCCGTGAGGGGCTGTACGAGACCTTGCGCCCGCGCATGGTCCGTGGGAGGCGTTCTTGA